A genome region from Kiritimatiellales bacterium includes the following:
- a CDS encoding MFS transporter: MVIKNKQRAGILSFWQKTAFGVGSTADNLMQNSVNTMANQVFNIFLGVNPALVSLGIFSARLWDAFTDPVMGGISDNTRSRFGRRRPYMLIGGVLAAFMYVLLWRVPSGGWSEIGYFLWFLIGSITFYTFYTIFSVPFNALGYELSTDYNERTRIMAFRAFFSALAGFSIQWIFRLTQMDCFENTLDGMRTVSLFIAGIMIVASIIPAVCSKERFAKTQAKECIPLFASLLVTLKNRTFVLLICAVICACLGLFMIGQLGIYINIYYVFGGDAKAASTYLAFGGMIYHLCGGITAAPVISWISSKIGKKKTLIGGLTLAAAGSMLKYVTYVPEYPCLQFIVSVMMSPGLSCLWVLAPSMVADICDEDELHTGVRREGMYSAMYSNVMKIGVSVGLLFIGVILNASGFDAKLGAAQSPAAIQAMRICFTVIPVVGLLLAILFVSRYPISAECADETRRKLEARRTGN, encoded by the coding sequence ATGGTGATAAAAAATAAACAAAGAGCCGGCATATTGTCATTTTGGCAGAAGACAGCCTTCGGGGTCGGCAGTACGGCCGATAATCTGATGCAGAACAGCGTCAACACGATGGCGAATCAGGTGTTTAATATTTTTCTCGGTGTCAATCCGGCGCTGGTCAGTCTCGGAATTTTTTCCGCGCGCCTTTGGGATGCATTTACGGATCCGGTCATGGGGGGAATTTCAGATAACACGCGCAGCCGGTTCGGCCGGCGCCGTCCGTATATGCTGATTGGCGGGGTTCTGGCGGCCTTCATGTATGTGCTGCTTTGGCGGGTGCCGTCCGGCGGCTGGAGTGAAATAGGTTATTTCCTCTGGTTTTTGATCGGTTCCATTACATTCTATACATTCTACACCATTTTTTCAGTGCCGTTTAACGCGCTCGGCTATGAGTTGAGCACAGACTATAATGAACGCACACGCATCATGGCGTTCCGGGCATTTTTTTCGGCATTGGCGGGTTTTTCCATCCAGTGGATATTCCGGCTGACGCAGATGGATTGCTTTGAAAATACACTCGACGGCATGCGGACAGTTTCACTGTTCATCGCCGGAATTATGATTGTTGCGTCCATTATTCCGGCGGTGTGTTCAAAAGAACGGTTTGCGAAGACTCAAGCGAAAGAATGCATTCCATTATTTGCCAGCCTGCTGGTTACGCTGAAAAACCGCACGTTTGTGCTGCTGATCTGCGCGGTGATCTGTGCGTGTCTCGGACTGTTCATGATCGGCCAGCTTGGTATATACATTAATATCTATTATGTTTTCGGCGGCGACGCCAAAGCAGCATCCACCTACCTGGCATTTGGCGGCATGATCTATCATTTGTGCGGCGGCATCACCGCCGCGCCGGTGATCAGCTGGATATCATCAAAGATCGGCAAAAAGAAAACGCTGATCGGCGGATTGACGCTCGCGGCAGCCGGTTCGATGCTCAAATATGTAACGTATGTTCCGGAGTATCCGTGTCTGCAGTTTATTGTCTCTGTGATGATGTCGCCGGGGCTTTCGTGTTTATGGGTTCTTGCGCCGTCGATGGTGGCCGATATTTGCGATGAAGATGAGTTGCATACCGGTGTGCGGCGGGAGGGGATGTACAGCGCGATGTACAGCAACGTGATGAAAATCGGCGTGTCGGTCGGATTGCTGTTTATCGGCGTGATTCTCAACGCCAGCGGCTTTGATGCCAAGCTCGGCGCAGCGCAATCGCCGGCAGCCATTCAGGCGATGCGGATCTGTTTTACTGTAATTCCGGTGGTCGGACTGTTGCTTGCAATTCTATTCGTCAGCCGTTATCCAATCTCTGCTGAGTGCGCCGACGAAACGCGCCGGAAACTCGAAGCACGGCGTACCGGAAATTAA
- a CDS encoding sulfatase-like hydrolase/transferase, producing MSDKRPDIIFIVTDQQRGDCLGADGHPALLTPNMDEFARQGVRFNKAYSTCPSCIAARRSMLTGQFPATHGMVGFQDGDEMFPAATLPGELSKAGYQTFMVGRSMHQYPRRKRYGYDHMVLLGDIEKRRDGYFGADGHGLTGNGWTARPWHLDESCHPTVETADEAIRFLEQWRDPSCPFFLTVSFLAPHPPLCPPAFYMDRYLRMELPVPVTGDWAEKPDGLFSVDEDRLCLEGEALHSCRAAYYGLINHVDDQISRIVRAVGVDPFTGRAALDNTVVVFTSDHGEMLGDHYLFRKTYPYEGSARIPFLIQPPESAGIQPGQVCSAPVCHEDIMPTLLDFAGVPAPDCVEGRSLVPLMRNPETEWREYLHGEHGNCYGEHQSNHYLTDGKEKYVWYTHSGKEQLFDLTADPDELHNLAASGKHTKRLEQWHSRLVQELDGRPEGFTDGKKLIAGRPHDSVMAAKTKSKGG from the coding sequence AAGGCCTATTCCACCTGTCCGTCCTGTATCGCTGCGCGCCGCTCGATGCTGACCGGACAGTTTCCCGCCACGCATGGCATGGTCGGGTTTCAGGACGGAGATGAAATGTTCCCGGCGGCTACGCTGCCCGGAGAACTCTCCAAAGCCGGATACCAGACCTTTATGGTCGGGCGTTCGATGCACCAGTATCCGCGCCGTAAACGGTACGGCTACGACCACATGGTACTGCTTGGAGATATCGAAAAAAGGCGCGACGGTTATTTTGGCGCCGACGGCCACGGCTTGACCGGCAACGGCTGGACGGCGCGTCCGTGGCATCTGGATGAGAGCTGTCATCCCACCGTGGAAACGGCGGATGAAGCCATCCGGTTTCTGGAACAGTGGCGCGATCCCTCCTGTCCGTTTTTTCTCACTGTGTCTTTTCTCGCACCGCATCCGCCGCTCTGTCCGCCTGCATTTTATATGGACCGGTATTTGCGGATGGAACTGCCTGTGCCGGTGACCGGCGACTGGGCGGAAAAACCGGACGGACTGTTTTCGGTTGATGAAGACCGCCTGTGTCTTGAGGGCGAAGCGCTGCATTCCTGCCGCGCGGCCTATTACGGACTGATCAATCACGTGGACGACCAGATCAGCCGGATTGTGCGGGCTGTGGGTGTGGATCCGTTTACCGGCCGCGCAGCACTGGACAATACGGTGGTTGTGTTTACCTCTGATCATGGCGAAATGCTGGGCGATCACTATCTCTTCCGTAAAACGTATCCGTATGAAGGCTCCGCCCGGATTCCGTTTTTGATTCAGCCGCCGGAATCTGCCGGCATTCAGCCGGGACAGGTCTGCTCCGCGCCGGTCTGTCATGAAGACATCATGCCGACGCTGCTGGATTTTGCCGGCGTGCCGGCGCCGGATTGCGTGGAAGGCCGCAGCCTGGTTCCGCTGATGCGCAACCCCGAAACTGAATGGCGCGAATATCTGCACGGAGAGCACGGCAACTGTTACGGCGAGCATCAGTCCAACCATTATCTGACCGACGGAAAAGAAAAATATGTGTGGTACACGCACAGCGGAAAAGAGCAGCTGTTTGACTTAACCGCAGACCCGGATGAACTGCATAATCTGGCGGCATCCGGGAAACATACAAAACGGCTGGAGCAATGGCACAGCCGGCTGGTTCAGGAACTGGACGGGCGCCCGGAAGGATTTACCGACGGGAAAAAACTGATTGCGGGACGTCCGCATGACTCGGTGATGGCAGCAAAAACAAAATCAAAAGGAGGCTGA